From the Pseudomonas sp. SORT22 genome, one window contains:
- a CDS encoding flavin monoamine oxidase family protein — translation MSAGWLRACALVMIGLFSGTALAKDKAPTAIVVGGGLAGLTAAYELQNKGWQVTLLEAKTGMGGRSGLATSEWIGNSKAQPVLNQYLDAFKLSTLPAPEFVRTPGYLIDGEYFSAADLSTKQPATAEALKRYEKTLDDLARSIDDPLNPAANSTLFALDQLNVSGWLDKLQLPATARQLVNQQIRTRYDEPSRLSLLYFAQQTRVYRGVSDRDLRAARLPGGSPVLAQAFVKQLKTIKTQSPVSAIIQDKDGVTVKVGSVGYQADYVVLAVPLRALSKIQMTPGLDTKHLAALKGTNYGWRDQLMLKFKTPVWESRARMSGEIYSNTGLGMLWIEPALKGGANVVINLSGDNARLLQAFGDKQMVDQVLIRLHAFYPQARGAFTGYEVRRYSTDVGTGGAYLAYGPGQISKYWRLWERPVQRVAFAGEHTDAMYPGTLEGALRSGQRAASQVQDLAAGKSFEPVKAVAATAAAGTAAAAASKGNFFSNLFGGSSDKPAKAEEPVKKEEGKPGFFKRMFGSDDKPAEQPAAKQAEVAPAPAPAPAPAVAPVAKEEPAKAPVKAAPAKPAAKQAPAKKPAAKAQQPKKTAAKAAPAKKAAAKAEPVKKPVANTQAKAQ, via the coding sequence ATGTCTGCTGGTTGGCTGCGCGCCTGTGCGCTGGTAATGATAGGACTGTTCAGCGGCACTGCGCTGGCCAAGGACAAGGCCCCGACGGCGATCGTCGTCGGTGGCGGTCTGGCCGGCCTGACAGCCGCCTATGAGTTGCAGAACAAGGGCTGGCAGGTGACCCTGCTGGAAGCCAAGACCGGTATGGGCGGGCGCTCGGGCCTGGCCACCAGTGAATGGATCGGCAACAGCAAGGCCCAGCCGGTGCTCAACCAGTACCTGGATGCCTTCAAGCTCAGCACCTTGCCGGCACCTGAGTTCGTGCGTACCCCGGGTTACCTGATCGATGGCGAGTATTTCAGCGCCGCCGACCTCAGCACCAAGCAACCGGCCACCGCCGAAGCGCTCAAGCGTTACGAGAAGACCCTCGACGACCTCGCACGCTCGATCGACGATCCGCTGAACCCAGCCGCCAACAGCACCCTGTTCGCCCTCGACCAGCTCAACGTTTCCGGCTGGCTCGACAAGCTGCAACTGCCGGCCACCGCGCGCCAGCTGGTCAACCAGCAGATCCGTACCCGCTATGACGAGCCGTCGCGCCTGTCGCTGCTCTATTTCGCCCAGCAGACCCGCGTCTACCGCGGCGTCAGCGACCGTGACCTGCGCGCCGCACGCCTGCCAGGCGGTAGCCCGGTGCTGGCCCAGGCCTTCGTCAAGCAATTGAAAACCATCAAGACCCAGTCGCCGGTCAGCGCCATCATCCAGGACAAGGACGGCGTCACCGTCAAGGTTGGCAGCGTCGGTTACCAGGCCGACTACGTCGTGCTGGCCGTACCGCTGCGCGCGCTGTCGAAGATCCAGATGACTCCGGGCCTGGACACCAAGCACCTGGCCGCCCTCAAGGGCACCAACTACGGCTGGCGCGACCAGCTGATGCTCAAGTTCAAGACCCCGGTGTGGGAAAGCCGCGCGCGGATGTCTGGCGAGATCTACAGCAACACCGGCCTGGGCATGCTCTGGATCGAGCCTGCGCTCAAGGGCGGCGCTAACGTGGTGATCAACCTCTCCGGTGACAACGCGCGCCTGCTGCAGGCCTTTGGCGACAAGCAGATGGTCGACCAGGTGCTGATCCGTCTGCACGCCTTCTACCCGCAAGCCCGTGGCGCCTTCACCGGCTACGAAGTACGCCGTTACAGCACTGACGTGGGTACCGGTGGCGCCTACCTGGCCTATGGCCCTGGGCAGATCAGCAAGTACTGGCGCCTGTGGGAGCGTCCGGTGCAGCGGGTTGCCTTTGCTGGCGAGCACACCGATGCGATGTACCCGGGCACCCTCGAAGGCGCTCTGCGCAGTGGCCAGCGCGCTGCCAGCCAGGTCCAGGACCTGGCCGCGGGCAAGTCGTTCGAGCCGGTCAAGGCGGTTGCCGCCACGGCCGCTGCCGGCACCGCGGCTGCCGCGGCGAGCAAAGGTAATTTCTTCAGCAACCTGTTTGGCGGATCGTCCGACAAGCCGGCCAAGGCCGAAGAGCCGGTGAAGAAGGAAGAGGGCAAGCCAGGCTTCTTCAAGCGCATGTTCGGTAGCGATGACAAGCCTGCCGAGCAGCCAGCGGCCAAGCAGGCCGAGGTGGCTCCGGCCCCTGCGCCGGCGCCAGCACCTGCGGTCGCCCCGGTTGCCAAGGAAGAGCCAGCCAAGGCGCCGGTGAAAGCCGCTCCGGCCAAACCAGCGGCCAAGCAGGCACCGGCGAAAAAGCCGGCAGCCAAGGCGCAACAGCCGAAGAAAACCGCAGCCAAGGCTGCGCCTGCGAAAAAAGCCGCCGCCAAGGCGGAACCAGTGAAAAAGCCGGTAGCCAACACCCAGGCCAAGGCGCAGTAA
- a CDS encoding adenosylmethionine--8-amino-7-oxononanoate transaminase gives MGLNQQWMQRDLKVLWHPCTQMKDHEQLPLIPIKRGEGVWLEDFEGKRYLDAVSSWWVNAFGHANPRINQRIKDQVDQLEHVILAGFSHQPVIELSERLVQITPEGLDRVFYADNGSSCIEVALKMSFHYWLNKGQPEKKRFVTLSNSYHGETIAAMSVGDVPLFTETYKALLLDTIKVPSPDCYLRPEGMGWEEHSRNMFAAMEQTLAEHHATVAAVIVEPLIQGAGGMRMYHPVYLKLLREACDRYGVHLIHDEIAVGFGRTGTMFACEQAGIRPDFLCLSKALTGGYLPLAACLTTNEVYSAFYDDYPTLRAFLHSHSYTGNPLACAAALATLDIFAQDNVIEANKALAQRMASATEHLVDHPQVGEVRQTGMALAIEMVQDKASKTAYPWQERRGLKVFEHALSRGALLRPLGSVVYFLPPYVITPEQIDFLAEVATEGIDIATSSRVSVAVPADFHPDFRDPG, from the coding sequence ATGGGCCTCAACCAACAGTGGATGCAACGTGACCTCAAGGTCCTGTGGCACCCCTGCACCCAGATGAAAGATCACGAACAACTGCCGCTGATTCCGATCAAGCGCGGCGAAGGCGTGTGGCTGGAAGACTTCGAAGGCAAGCGCTACCTCGACGCCGTCAGCTCCTGGTGGGTCAACGCCTTCGGCCATGCCAACCCGCGCATCAACCAGCGCATCAAGGACCAGGTCGACCAGCTTGAGCACGTGATTCTCGCAGGCTTCAGCCACCAGCCGGTGATCGAGCTGTCCGAGCGCCTGGTGCAAATCACCCCCGAAGGCCTGGACCGGGTGTTCTACGCCGATAATGGTTCGTCCTGTATCGAAGTGGCGCTGAAAATGAGCTTTCACTACTGGCTGAACAAAGGCCAGCCAGAGAAGAAGCGCTTCGTCACCCTGAGCAACAGCTATCACGGCGAGACCATCGCGGCGATGTCGGTCGGCGACGTGCCGTTGTTCACCGAGACCTACAAGGCGCTGCTGCTCGACACCATCAAGGTGCCAAGCCCCGATTGCTACCTGCGCCCCGAGGGCATGGGCTGGGAAGAGCACTCGCGCAACATGTTCGCGGCCATGGAGCAGACCCTGGCTGAACACCACGCCACGGTCGCCGCGGTGATCGTCGAACCGCTGATCCAGGGCGCCGGTGGCATGCGCATGTACCACCCCGTATACCTCAAGCTGCTGCGCGAGGCCTGTGACCGCTATGGCGTGCACCTGATCCACGACGAGATCGCCGTGGGCTTTGGCCGCACCGGGACGATGTTCGCCTGCGAACAGGCCGGCATCCGCCCGGATTTCCTGTGCCTGTCCAAGGCCCTGACCGGTGGCTACCTGCCGCTGGCCGCGTGCCTGACCACCAACGAGGTGTACAGCGCCTTCTACGACGATTACCCGACCCTGCGCGCCTTCCTCCACTCGCACAGCTACACCGGCAACCCGCTGGCCTGTGCCGCGGCGCTGGCGACCCTGGATATCTTCGCGCAGGACAACGTCATCGAGGCCAACAAGGCCCTGGCCCAGCGCATGGCCAGCGCCACCGAGCACCTGGTCGACCACCCGCAAGTTGGCGAAGTGCGCCAGACCGGCATGGCCCTGGCCATCGAGATGGTCCAGGACAAGGCCAGCAAGACCGCCTACCCGTGGCAGGAACGCCGTGGCCTGAAGGTCTTCGAGCACGCCCTGAGCCGTGGCGCCCTGCTGCGCCCGCTGGGCAGCGTGGTGTATTTCCTGCCGCCCTACGTGATCACCCCGGAGCAGATCGACTTCCTCGCCGAGGTGGCCACCGAGGGTATCGACATTGCCACCAGCAGCCGCGTCAGCGTGGCAGTGCCGGCTGATTTTCACCCTGATTTCCGCGATCCGGGCTAA
- a CDS encoding 16S rRNA (uracil(1498)-N(3))-methyltransferase translates to MRLSRFFIDAPLSLGAHDLPEAQAHYIGRVLRMAVGDAVQLFDGSGQEFRGQLLEVGKKTVRVQLDEAFAGQADSSLQVHLGQGLSRGERMDWAIQKATELGVSAITPIVSERCEVRLKDERADKRMAHWRQVAISACEQCGRSSVPVIHPPQPLADWLKACDQDLKLVLHPVAEPMVSHQQPASLAFLIGPEGGLSEAEVEQAKATGFHAARLGPRVLRTETAPVVALAVAQQLWGDF, encoded by the coding sequence ATGAGACTGTCCCGCTTTTTCATCGACGCCCCCCTGAGCCTCGGCGCCCACGACCTGCCCGAAGCCCAGGCCCACTACATCGGCCGCGTGCTGCGCATGGCGGTTGGCGATGCCGTGCAACTGTTCGACGGCAGCGGCCAGGAGTTTCGCGGCCAATTGCTGGAAGTCGGCAAGAAAACCGTCCGCGTGCAGCTCGACGAAGCCTTCGCCGGGCAAGCCGACTCCAGCCTGCAGGTTCACCTCGGCCAGGGCCTGTCGCGCGGCGAGCGCATGGACTGGGCAATCCAGAAGGCCACTGAACTGGGCGTCAGCGCTATCACCCCGATCGTCAGCGAGCGCTGCGAAGTACGCCTCAAGGATGAACGCGCCGACAAGCGCATGGCTCATTGGCGCCAGGTGGCGATCAGCGCCTGCGAGCAATGCGGGCGCTCCAGCGTACCGGTCATCCACCCACCACAGCCGCTGGCAGACTGGCTCAAGGCCTGCGACCAGGACCTCAAGCTGGTCCTGCACCCGGTCGCCGAACCCATGGTCAGCCATCAGCAGCCCGCCAGCCTGGCGTTTTTGATCGGCCCAGAAGGCGGCCTCAGCGAGGCCGAAGTCGAGCAGGCCAAGGCCACCGGCTTCCATGCCGCACGCCTGGGCCCGCGCGTATTGCGCACCGAAACCGCGCCAGTCGTGGCCCTGGCCGTCGCCCAGCAGCTGTGGGGCGACTTCTAG
- a CDS encoding hemolysin III family protein — MYHGERFNAWTHLVGAVLACIGAIWLLVVASLQGDPWKIVSLAIYGFTLLLLYSISTLYHSVRGKAKVIMRKLDHLSIYLLIAGSYTPFCLVSLRGPWGWSLFGVVWGLAVIGMLQEIKPRSEARVMSIIIYALMGWIVLVAVKPLLASLGAAGFAWLAAGGAFYTIGIIFFAYDSRFRHWHGIWHLFVIAGSLLHFIAVFFYVL; from the coding sequence ATGTATCACGGTGAACGTTTCAACGCCTGGACCCATCTGGTCGGCGCCGTTCTGGCCTGCATCGGCGCCATCTGGCTGCTGGTGGTGGCGAGCCTGCAAGGCGACCCCTGGAAGATCGTCAGCCTGGCGATCTATGGCTTTACCCTGCTGTTGCTCTACAGCATCTCGACCCTTTATCACAGCGTGCGCGGCAAAGCCAAAGTGATCATGCGCAAGCTCGATCACCTGTCGATCTACCTGTTGATTGCCGGCAGCTATACGCCGTTCTGCCTGGTCAGCCTGCGCGGGCCCTGGGGCTGGAGCCTGTTCGGGGTGGTCTGGGGGCTGGCGGTGATCGGCATGCTGCAAGAGATCAAGCCGCGCTCCGAAGCGCGGGTCATGTCGATCATCATCTATGCGCTGATGGGCTGGATCGTGCTGGTGGCGGTCAAGCCGCTGCTCGCCAGCCTCGGCGCCGCAGGCTTTGCCTGGCTAGCGGCCGGTGGCGCGTTCTACACCATCGGCATCATCTTCTTTGCCTACGACAGCCGCTTTCGCCATTGGCATGGTATCTGGCACCTGTTCGTGATCGCCGGCAGCCTGCTGCACTTCATCGCGGTGTTCTTCTACGTGCTCTAG
- a CDS encoding chemotaxis protein CheW gives MLEQPARQNRRSSLTGLLLPLSDRCLVLPNVAVAELIGFQAGSPALDAPEWMLGWIDWRGQRLPLLSFESACDGQLQVGERARIVVLNALGDSPLRFVALLVQGIPRSCKLDSQLNYVDVPLAGLELAAVQVGEQVARVPDLPALEQLLVDAGVV, from the coding sequence ATGCTTGAACAACCGGCCCGGCAAAACCGGCGCAGCAGCCTCACCGGCCTGCTGCTGCCCTTGAGCGATCGCTGCCTGGTACTGCCCAACGTGGCCGTGGCCGAACTGATCGGCTTTCAGGCCGGCAGCCCGGCGCTGGACGCGCCCGAGTGGATGCTCGGCTGGATCGACTGGCGCGGCCAGCGCCTGCCGCTGCTGAGTTTCGAGTCGGCCTGCGACGGCCAGTTGCAGGTTGGCGAGCGGGCGCGGATCGTCGTGCTCAATGCCCTGGGCGACAGCCCGCTGCGCTTTGTCGCCTTGCTGGTGCAGGGTATTCCGCGCTCGTGCAAGCTCGACAGCCAGCTCAACTACGTCGATGTGCCGCTGGCCGGCCTGGAGCTGGCGGCGGTACAGGTGGGCGAACAGGTGGCACGGGTGCCGGACCTGCCCGCGCTGGAGCAACTGTTGGTAGACGCAGGGGTGGTTTGA
- a CDS encoding Hpt domain-containing protein, which produces MADRHDTVALAWVRGAIADCLGQARLTLEHFAAEPGDEAVLDGFVEQLHQVRGCLLMLELHGAALLAEEMEQLGLALRQGRASQRGEALGALFRGLEQLPLYLERLRSARRDLPLVVLPVLNQLRAERGAQALAQDSLLSSSPADAEELANLDLYLGTWRDRLQAGPDRDALRSVVAALCEDLKRVKERLDQFVRGDRQHLEELEPLLAPLRQIADTLAVLGFGQPRRVIIDQVLVLQSLAQGQREPADALLMDIAGALLYVEATLAGMVGPLEQNSQSPLPGTDLAEIRQLVLEEAFAVLQQVKDLIGDCLDAGWQPQRLQPVPGLLQQVRGALAMLMLPRAAALIGQCGDYVHAQLLGSETLADTAALSHLAEAVSACECYLQWLIADPQANPSRFLEAAQHSLAALGYRPEPEPALVEAPVVAADEEAPIDDELREIFLEEAHELLPLLNQMWTRWQADGADRDALIELRRGLHTLKGSGRMVRAQVLGELAWAAEHLLNRVLEGRVDIGAAPLAALQQALDTLPGLLGEFAQALAPAHPQVEQLAAHLHALAMNDPRSEAEAGEAIDPQLLEIFRNEALGHLDSLEAFLHEADKQLPLAVSDNLQRALHTLKGSAAMAGVVPIAELAGALDLLAREFKAHQLAFDLEEIYLLETAEPLLRRGVQQLSSAPLAPIAGAATLIADIHQVVDARLQALLEAPSQGLRVKRDPQLIASFLAQGMDILLDAESLLLRWQEHPGERQELNALLDELTTLGQSAHLADLWQVDELCEALLDLYGAVEESSLAVSPRFFSEAQSAHEALIDMLDQIAAGQEVDPRPERLQALRELLDEGLDPAAMGLVNSQGGTITELVSATAELAAQAPDPAMLELFLDEASDILDSADQALARWLLDTDNASALSSLARDLQTLKGGAQMAAMGAFEVLAQELELLYEGLVDRRFSPGAELFALLKRSHQQLAQMLEQLQQGQVPAAQVELLAALREFRHEAPPPVPVDKPVEAQQDAGDKELLEIFLEESLDLVESSSAALLRWQAEPRNGVEVENLLRDLHTLKGGARMVEIGPIGDLAHELEFLYELLAAGQLQPSPALFSLLQNCHDRLAHMLDAVRLQQPLHAATALIDYIRNFSSAALADTAAGQAHPDTAPPELPVTAPERGAGDMVKVASELLDDLGNLAGENSIIRGRIEQQVNDAQVALNEMETTLERMRDQLRRLDTETQGRILSRQADGDGQAYDDFDPLEMDRHSQLQQLSRALFESASDLLDLKETLSVRAHDAHSLLQQQARVNSDLQEGLMRTRMVPFERLVPRLQRVVRQVSSELGKQVELVVGNAEGEMDRSVLERMMAPLEHMLRNAVDHGLESREARLAAGKPAHGLISLNLLHEGADIVIEMTDDGAGVPLEAVRRKAIKRGLLDPAAVLSDHEIMQFILQPGFSTAEKITQISGRGLGMDVVHEEVKQLGGSMVIESKPGKGARFLIRLPFTVSINRGLMVHYGEEQYAIPLNTIEGIVRVPPAELEACYQLDPPHYQYAGHRYELRYLGELLQGAAQPKLLGQSLPLPVLLVHSHDQQYAVQVDGLAASREIVVKSLGPQFAAVQGLSGATLLGDGRVVLILDLLGQLRGLQQQLALHQHSSEGLRRDSHGSLPQRPLLVMVVDDSVTVRKVTGRLLERHGMNVLTAKDGVDAMALLQEHRPDILLLDIEMPRMDGFEVATQIRHDPRLKDLPIIMITSRTGQKHRDRAMAIGVNDYLGKPYQESVLLQSIAQWSRRDA; this is translated from the coding sequence ATGGCGGATCGGCACGATACGGTGGCGCTGGCCTGGGTCAGAGGGGCGATCGCCGACTGCCTGGGCCAGGCGCGCCTGACCCTTGAACACTTTGCCGCCGAGCCCGGCGATGAAGCGGTGCTCGACGGATTCGTCGAACAGCTGCACCAGGTGCGCGGCTGCCTGCTGATGCTCGAACTGCACGGCGCGGCGCTGCTCGCCGAAGAAATGGAACAACTGGGCCTGGCCTTGCGCCAGGGCCGCGCCAGCCAGCGCGGTGAAGCGCTGGGCGCGTTGTTTCGCGGCCTTGAGCAATTGCCGCTGTACCTGGAGCGCCTGCGCAGCGCCCGCCGCGACTTGCCGTTGGTGGTGTTGCCAGTGCTCAACCAATTGCGTGCCGAGCGCGGTGCCCAGGCCCTGGCCCAGGACAGCCTGCTGAGCAGCAGCCCGGCCGACGCCGAAGAGCTGGCCAACCTCGACCTGTACCTGGGCACCTGGCGCGATCGCCTGCAGGCCGGGCCGGATCGTGATGCCTTGCGTTCGGTGGTCGCCGCCCTGTGCGAAGACCTCAAGCGGGTCAAGGAGCGCCTCGACCAGTTCGTGCGCGGCGACCGCCAGCATCTTGAGGAACTGGAGCCGTTACTGGCGCCGCTGCGCCAGATCGCCGACACCCTGGCGGTCCTCGGCTTTGGCCAGCCGCGGCGGGTGATCATCGACCAGGTGCTGGTGCTGCAAAGCCTGGCCCAGGGTCAGCGCGAGCCTGCCGATGCGCTGCTGATGGATATCGCCGGCGCGCTGCTGTATGTCGAGGCCACCCTGGCCGGCATGGTCGGGCCGCTGGAGCAGAACAGCCAGAGCCCGCTGCCGGGCACCGACCTGGCGGAGATTCGCCAGCTGGTGCTGGAGGAAGCCTTCGCCGTGCTGCAGCAGGTCAAGGACCTGATCGGCGATTGCCTCGACGCCGGCTGGCAGCCGCAGCGTCTGCAGCCAGTGCCGGGCCTGCTGCAACAGGTGCGTGGCGCGCTGGCGATGCTGATGCTGCCGCGCGCAGCGGCGTTGATCGGGCAGTGCGGCGACTACGTGCATGCACAGCTGCTGGGCAGCGAGACCCTGGCGGATACTGCAGCCCTGAGCCACCTGGCCGAGGCCGTGAGTGCCTGTGAATGCTACCTGCAATGGCTGATTGCCGATCCCCAGGCCAACCCTTCGCGGTTCCTCGAGGCGGCGCAGCACAGCCTGGCTGCTTTGGGTTATCGGCCCGAGCCGGAACCGGCGTTGGTGGAAGCGCCTGTTGTTGCGGCGGATGAAGAAGCACCAATCGACGACGAGCTGCGGGAAATTTTCCTCGAAGAGGCCCACGAACTTCTGCCTTTGCTCAATCAGATGTGGACGCGCTGGCAAGCCGACGGCGCCGATCGTGACGCCCTGATCGAACTGCGCCGCGGTCTGCACACCCTCAAGGGTAGCGGGCGGATGGTCCGCGCCCAGGTGCTGGGGGAACTGGCCTGGGCGGCGGAGCACCTGCTCAATCGCGTGCTCGAGGGCCGGGTAGATATCGGTGCAGCGCCCCTGGCCGCCTTGCAGCAAGCGCTGGACACACTGCCTGGCTTGCTCGGCGAGTTTGCCCAGGCACTGGCGCCGGCGCATCCGCAGGTTGAACAACTGGCCGCGCACCTGCACGCCCTGGCCATGAACGACCCGCGCAGCGAGGCCGAGGCCGGCGAAGCCATCGACCCGCAATTGCTGGAGATCTTTCGCAACGAAGCCCTGGGTCACCTGGACAGTCTCGAAGCCTTCCTGCACGAGGCCGACAAGCAGTTGCCGCTGGCAGTCAGCGATAACCTGCAGCGCGCCCTGCACACCCTCAAGGGCAGTGCGGCGATGGCCGGGGTAGTACCGATTGCCGAGCTGGCCGGCGCCCTGGACTTGCTGGCGCGGGAGTTCAAGGCCCATCAGCTGGCCTTCGACCTGGAAGAAATCTACCTGCTGGAAACTGCCGAGCCGCTGCTGCGCCGTGGCGTGCAGCAGCTCTCCAGCGCGCCTCTGGCGCCGATTGCCGGGGCCGCGACGCTGATCGCCGATATTCACCAGGTGGTCGATGCGCGCCTGCAAGCTTTGCTCGAGGCGCCAAGCCAGGGCCTGCGGGTCAAGCGCGACCCGCAACTGATTGCCAGCTTCCTGGCCCAAGGCATGGACATCCTGCTCGACGCCGAATCGTTGCTTTTGCGCTGGCAGGAGCACCCGGGCGAGCGCCAGGAACTCAATGCCCTGCTTGATGAACTGACCACCCTCGGCCAGAGCGCACACCTGGCCGACCTGTGGCAGGTGGATGAGCTGTGTGAAGCCTTGCTCGACCTCTATGGCGCCGTGGAGGAGAGCAGCCTGGCGGTCAGCCCGCGGTTCTTCAGCGAGGCGCAAAGCGCCCATGAAGCGCTGATCGACATGCTCGACCAGATCGCCGCCGGCCAGGAAGTCGACCCGCGTCCGGAACGCCTGCAGGCCTTGCGCGAGCTGCTTGACGAAGGCCTCGACCCAGCGGCCATGGGCCTGGTCAATAGCCAGGGCGGGACAATCACCGAGCTTGTCAGTGCCACCGCCGAACTTGCGGCCCAAGCGCCGGACCCGGCCATGCTCGAACTGTTTCTCGATGAAGCCAGCGACATTCTCGACAGCGCCGACCAGGCCCTGGCGCGCTGGCTACTGGATACCGACAACGCCTCGGCGCTGTCGTCGCTGGCCCGCGACCTGCAAACCCTCAAGGGTGGCGCGCAGATGGCCGCCATGGGCGCGTTCGAGGTGCTGGCGCAAGAACTTGAGCTGCTTTACGAAGGTTTGGTGGACCGGCGCTTCAGCCCTGGCGCCGAGCTGTTTGCCCTGCTCAAGCGCAGCCACCAGCAACTGGCGCAGATGCTCGAACAACTGCAGCAAGGCCAGGTGCCGGCTGCCCAGGTAGAGCTGCTGGCGGCGCTGCGCGAGTTTCGTCATGAGGCGCCGCCGCCGGTGCCTGTGGATAAACCCGTCGAAGCGCAGCAGGATGCCGGCGACAAAGAGCTGCTGGAGATCTTCCTCGAAGAAAGCCTGGACCTGGTCGAAAGCTCCAGCGCGGCCTTGCTGCGCTGGCAGGCCGAGCCGCGTAATGGCGTTGAGGTAGAGAACCTGCTGCGCGACCTGCACACCCTCAAGGGCGGTGCGCGGATGGTCGAGATCGGGCCGATCGGCGATCTGGCCCATGAACTGGAGTTTCTCTACGAACTGCTCGCCGCCGGCCAGTTGCAACCGAGCCCGGCGCTGTTCAGCCTGCTGCAGAATTGCCACGACCGCCTGGCGCACATGCTCGATGCGGTGCGCCTGCAGCAACCGTTGCACGCGGCCACGGCGCTGATCGACTACATCCGCAACTTCAGCAGCGCCGCATTGGCCGATACCGCTGCCGGTCAGGCGCACCCGGATACGGCGCCGCCAGAGCTGCCGGTGACCGCCCCTGAGCGTGGCGCCGGGGATATGGTCAAGGTGGCCTCGGAGCTGCTTGATGACCTGGGCAACCTGGCCGGAGAGAATTCGATCATCCGTGGCCGCATTGAGCAGCAGGTCAATGACGCCCAAGTGGCCCTGAACGAGATGGAAACCACCCTGGAGCGCATGCGCGACCAGTTGCGCCGCCTGGATACCGAAACCCAGGGGCGCATCCTCAGCCGCCAGGCCGATGGCGACGGCCAGGCCTACGACGATTTCGACCCGCTGGAAATGGACCGCCATTCGCAGCTGCAGCAACTGTCGCGGGCGTTGTTCGAATCGGCCTCCGACCTGCTCGACCTCAAGGAAACCCTGAGCGTGCGCGCCCATGACGCGCACAGCCTGTTGCAGCAACAGGCGCGGGTCAACAGCGACCTGCAGGAAGGCCTGATGCGCACCCGCATGGTGCCGTTCGAGCGCCTGGTGCCGCGCTTGCAGCGGGTGGTGCGGCAGGTCTCCAGCGAGCTGGGCAAGCAGGTCGAACTGGTGGTCGGCAATGCCGAGGGCGAGATGGACCGCAGCGTTCTGGAACGCATGATGGCGCCGCTGGAGCACATGCTGCGCAACGCCGTCGACCATGGCCTGGAGTCGCGCGAGGCGCGCCTGGCAGCGGGCAAGCCTGCGCACGGGCTGATCTCGCTGAACCTGCTGCATGAAGGCGCCGACATCGTCATCGAAATGACCGACGACGGTGCCGGGGTGCCGCTGGAAGCCGTGCGGCGCAAGGCGATCAAGCGCGGTTTGCTCGACCCTGCAGCGGTGCTCAGTGACCACGAGATCATGCAGTTCATCCTCCAGCCAGGGTTTTCCACCGCCGAGAAGATCACCCAGATTTCCGGGCGCGGCCTGGGCATGGACGTGGTCCATGAAGAGGTCAAGCAGCTCGGAGGTTCGATGGTGATCGAGTCGAAGCCGGGCAAGGGCGCGCGCTTTTTGATTCGCCTGCCATTCACGGTGTCCATCAACCGTGGCTTGATGGTGCACTACGGCGAAGAGCAGTACGCGATTCCGCTCAATACCATCGAAGGGATCGTCCGCGTGCCGCCGGCCGAACTCGAGGCGTGCTATCAGCTTGATCCGCCGCATTACCAGTACGCCGGGCATCGCTACGAGCTGCGCTACCTGGGCGAGCTGCTGCAGGGGGCGGCGCAGCCGAAACTGTTGGGCCAGAGCCTGCCGCTGCCGGTGCTGCTGGTGCACTCCCACGACCAGCAATACGCTGTGCAGGTCGATGGCCTGGCGGCCAGCCGCGAGATCGTGGTCAAAAGCCTGGGGCCGCAGTTTGCCGCGGTCCAGGGCTTGTCCGGGGCGACCTTGCTGGGCGATGGCCGGGTGGTGCTGATTCTCGATCTGCTCGGCCAGTTGCGCGGTTTGCAGCAGCAGTTGGCGCTGCACCAGCACAGCAGCGAAGGCCTGCGCCGGGACAGCCATGGCAGCTTGCCGCAACGGCCGCTGCTGGTAATGGTGGTGGATGACTCGGTGACGGTGCGCAAGGTTACCGGGCGCCTGCTCGAACGCCACGGCATGAACGTACTGACCGCCAAGGACGGGGTCGATGCCATGGCCCTGCTGCAGGAGCATCGCCCGGACATTCTCCTGCTGGATATCGAGATGCCGCGCATGGACGGCTTTGAAGTCGCCACGCAGATCCGCCACGACCCCAGGCTCAAGGACCTGCCGATCATCATGATCACTTCGCGTACCGGCCAGAAACACCGCGACCGGGCCATGGCCATCGGCGTCAATGACTACCTGGGCAAGCCCTATCAGGAATCGGTGCTGCTGCAGAGCATCGCCCAATGGAGTCGCCGCGATGCTTGA